One Streptomyces coeruleorubidus DNA segment encodes these proteins:
- a CDS encoding GDSL-type esterase/lipase family protein — protein sequence MNKLRILVTTALVIALSSLGVSAASAAGSVAANCTGASRAEAPATRAAAAPVTVWLAGDSTMANPGSARCPVGWGSQFDALFNGDVTVRNQAVGGRSIQTWLYEGNVSSTKGSDGECRLTSSTYSSRWQAMLNASTGMKAGDYLFIQFGINDSSSTCPRHVGPARYQQLLTMMAKAALARGAHPVLLTPVAAITCSGSTATKNRGFVSETFAAGSATGAPVVDLQSLSVSRYNSLRFCPHNGDFGSGPVGAFFCNDRTHFETYGAQQVAGLVAGDVRRQGLPLAAYFR from the coding sequence ATGAATAAACTTCGGATACTCGTCACGACCGCGCTGGTGATCGCCTTGTCGAGCCTCGGCGTCAGTGCCGCCTCGGCGGCCGGCAGCGTCGCGGCGAACTGCACCGGCGCCTCGCGCGCCGAGGCCCCGGCCACACGAGCGGCGGCCGCGCCGGTCACCGTGTGGCTGGCTGGCGACTCCACCATGGCCAACCCGGGCTCGGCCCGTTGCCCGGTCGGCTGGGGCAGCCAGTTCGACGCCCTGTTCAACGGCGACGTGACGGTCAGGAACCAGGCCGTGGGAGGCCGCAGCATCCAGACCTGGCTGTACGAGGGGAACGTGAGCAGCACCAAGGGCTCCGACGGCGAGTGCCGCCTCACGTCCAGCACGTACTCGTCACGCTGGCAGGCGATGCTGAACGCGAGCACCGGGATGAAGGCAGGCGACTACCTGTTCATCCAGTTCGGCATCAACGACTCCTCCTCGACCTGCCCACGGCACGTCGGCCCGGCCCGGTACCAGCAGCTGCTGACCATGATGGCGAAGGCCGCCCTGGCCCGGGGCGCACACCCGGTGCTGCTCACCCCGGTGGCCGCCATCACCTGCTCCGGCAGCACGGCGACCAAGAACCGCGGCTTCGTCAGCGAGACCTTCGCCGCCGGATCCGCCACCGGAGCGCCGGTCGTCGACCTGCAGTCGCTGAGCGTCTCGCGTTACAACAGCCTGCGCTTCTGCCCGCACAACGGCGACTTCGGATCCGGACCCGTGGGCGCTTTCTTCTGCAACGACCGCACCCACTTCGAAACCTACGGCGCGCAGCAGGTCGCCGGGCTCGTCGCCGGTGATGTGCGCCGACAAGGCCTCCCGCTGGCCGCGTATTTCAGGTAA
- a CDS encoding PaaX family transcriptional regulator codes for MANLSQHEEIFSGDGTRPVRTPRWQADASPAGLVVTLVADYTFPGRVWLPAAAIVALLGEFEVAAGAARTTISRLARRGVLEGSRRGRYSSYRLTREAAVDLWSGGASIATFTTRPDSWDGWWTLVAFSVPERESARRRALRTALRWRGFAPLYDAVWASPHPLTPKGRAELAGLALGAVSVFRARQVDLQTEADRSPIEAWDLPGIAGQYEMFIRRWSGLLPRIGAGGVTGAAAVRARTEVMNTYRHFPVLDPLLPIDLLPADWPRSRAREVCVAVYDGLAHPAQEHVRSVAARLADGPHLDISAHTIAGMSAGIGHSHG; via the coding sequence TTGGCGAACCTGTCCCAACACGAGGAGATCTTCTCTGGCGACGGCACTCGGCCGGTGCGCACGCCGCGCTGGCAGGCTGATGCTTCGCCAGCGGGTTTGGTGGTCACCTTGGTCGCCGATTACACGTTCCCGGGTCGGGTTTGGTTGCCGGCGGCGGCGATCGTGGCGTTGCTGGGGGAGTTCGAGGTGGCCGCTGGTGCCGCCCGTACGACGATCAGCAGGCTGGCGCGTCGGGGGGTGTTGGAGGGCAGTCGGCGGGGGCGGTACAGCTCGTACCGGCTGACGCGGGAGGCCGCTGTGGATCTGTGGAGCGGTGGTGCCTCGATCGCCACGTTCACCACGCGGCCCGACTCGTGGGACGGGTGGTGGACCCTGGTGGCGTTCTCTGTGCCGGAACGGGAGAGTGCGCGACGGCGTGCGCTGCGCACCGCGTTGCGGTGGCGGGGGTTCGCGCCGTTGTACGACGCGGTGTGGGCGTCGCCGCACCCGCTCACGCCCAAGGGGCGTGCCGAACTGGCCGGCTTGGCGCTGGGGGCGGTGAGTGTGTTCCGTGCGCGGCAGGTGGATCTGCAGACGGAGGCCGACCGCAGTCCGATCGAGGCGTGGGACCTGCCCGGCATCGCCGGTCAGTACGAGATGTTCATCCGGCGGTGGAGCGGCCTGCTGCCCCGTATCGGTGCTGGTGGTGTCACGGGCGCCGCGGCGGTGCGCGCCCGTACCGAGGTGATGAACACCTACCGTCATTTCCCGGTGCTGGACCCGTTGCTGCCCATCGATCTGCTGCCGGCCGACTGGCCTCGGTCCCGGGCGAGGGAAGTGTGCGTCGCGGTGTACGACGGTCTGGCCCACCCGGCTCAGGAGCATGTCCGTTCGGTGGCGGCCCGGTTGGCGGACGGTCCGCACCTCGACATCAGTGCCCATACGATCGCCGGCATGAGTGCTGGTATCGGTCACAGCCACGGCTGA
- a CDS encoding MarR family winged helix-turn-helix transcriptional regulator produces the protein MLEVLIRLCREPGEEVSQRRLAEDLTLTSSGTTRLIDRMEEAGLVCRVPSPDDRRSVLVEPTDHGRTVFLKAATVHSDVVERYFVTPVARDDYTRLTGALSDINEALREAVD, from the coding sequence ATGCTGGAAGTCCTCATCAGGCTGTGCCGCGAGCCGGGCGAGGAGGTCTCCCAGCGCCGGCTCGCCGAGGACCTCACCCTCACCAGCAGTGGCACCACCCGGCTGATCGACCGCATGGAAGAAGCCGGCCTGGTCTGTCGTGTCCCGTCACCGGACGACCGCAGAAGCGTCCTGGTGGAACCGACTGATCACGGTCGTACCGTGTTCCTTAAGGCCGCGACCGTGCACTCCGATGTCGTCGAGCGGTACTTCGTCACGCCCGTGGCCCGCGACGACTACACCCGGCTGACCGGCGCGCTGAGCGACATCAACGAGGCGCTGCGCGAGGCCGTCGACTGA
- a CDS encoding (2Fe-2S)-binding protein, with protein sequence MSIEPPESTVSPPEGSPEGPVSAPSRRTFIATTAVGGAVVVGGLTAGQSVFGAEPADAAQAPPGSRVSLTVNGERRTVTVDNRTSLLDLLREHLGLTGSKKGCNAGACGACTVLVDGRRVNSCLTLAVRLEGAEVTTIEGLSRGERLHPLQQAFIDQDAFQCGYCTSGQIMSGVGCIDEGHTGSPEEIREFMSGNICRCGCYVKIVRAVEQTAHGK encoded by the coding sequence ATGTCCATCGAACCCCCCGAGTCAACTGTTTCTCCTCCCGAGGGATCGCCCGAGGGACCTGTGTCCGCCCCGTCCCGGCGCACGTTCATCGCTACCACCGCCGTCGGCGGTGCGGTCGTGGTCGGCGGCCTGACAGCGGGGCAGTCCGTGTTCGGCGCCGAGCCCGCGGACGCCGCCCAGGCGCCGCCCGGCAGCCGCGTCTCCCTGACCGTCAACGGCGAGCGGCGCACCGTCACGGTCGACAACCGGACCTCCCTGCTGGACCTGCTGCGCGAACACCTGGGGCTGACCGGCTCGAAGAAGGGCTGCAACGCCGGTGCCTGCGGCGCCTGCACGGTCCTGGTCGACGGACGCCGGGTCAATTCCTGCCTGACACTGGCGGTCCGGCTGGAGGGCGCCGAGGTCACCACCATCGAGGGCTTGTCGAGGGGCGAACGACTGCACCCGCTGCAGCAGGCGTTCATCGACCAGGACGCCTTCCAGTGCGGCTACTGCACCTCCGGCCAGATCATGTCCGGCGTCGGTTGCATCGACGAGGGGCACACCGGCTCACCGGAGGAGATCCGGGAGTTCATGAGCGGCAACATCTGCCGCTGTGGCTGCTACGTGAAGATCGTGCGCGCGGTCGAGCAGACCGCGCACGGGAAATGA
- a CDS encoding rhamnogalacturonan acetylesterase, translated as MLVGTGAAHADAAARALPAGCSGTAPIKCHYAVSPGNYDVTVSIGGGASDGQTEMWVEARRLMLPATRTAAGAVASYSFTVNVRQPEGQPTGQGGNGNPGLDIRFAGSNPQVSAISVKPATQPMVAYLAGDSTVCDQLIAPYTGWGQMITPAVRPGAVVANYADSGESSGSFRNNSALFPALLSKVRANDAVFIQFGHNDKQTSASAFRSNLTSMITQVRAKGGVPVLVTPPVRRQFNGNRLTATALHVNGVGVNLPAEMRSLGAAQKVPVIDLTTKSKTLVESLGPSASAQLFLRSSVDGVTDNTHFSQYGATQIGGLVLQSIREQRLPLAAHLR; from the coding sequence ATGCTGGTCGGCACCGGCGCGGCGCATGCCGATGCCGCCGCGCGGGCTCTGCCGGCCGGTTGTTCCGGCACTGCGCCGATCAAGTGTCACTACGCGGTCTCACCCGGCAACTACGACGTGACGGTCTCCATCGGTGGCGGCGCCTCCGACGGGCAGACCGAGATGTGGGTGGAGGCCCGGCGGCTGATGCTTCCGGCGACGAGGACGGCGGCCGGAGCCGTCGCCTCGTACTCGTTCACGGTCAACGTGCGGCAGCCGGAGGGGCAACCGACCGGCCAGGGCGGCAACGGCAACCCCGGTCTGGACATCCGGTTCGCGGGCTCCAACCCCCAGGTCTCGGCCATCTCGGTGAAGCCGGCGACCCAGCCGATGGTCGCCTACCTGGCCGGTGACTCGACCGTGTGCGACCAGCTGATCGCCCCGTACACCGGGTGGGGCCAGATGATCACGCCTGCGGTGCGTCCCGGCGCCGTCGTCGCCAACTACGCCGACTCCGGAGAGAGTTCGGGCAGCTTCCGGAACAACTCGGCGCTCTTCCCGGCCCTGCTGTCGAAGGTCAGGGCGAACGACGCGGTCTTCATCCAGTTCGGCCACAACGACAAGCAGACCAGCGCGTCCGCCTTCCGGAGCAACCTCACGTCCATGATCACGCAGGTCCGTGCGAAGGGCGGCGTCCCGGTCCTGGTGACCCCGCCGGTCCGCCGGCAGTTCAACGGCAACCGGCTCACGGCAACGGCGCTGCACGTCAACGGAGTGGGCGTGAACCTGCCCGCCGAGATGCGCTCGCTCGGCGCGGCGCAGAAGGTGCCGGTGATCGACCTGACCACCAAGAGCAAGACGCTGGTGGAGTCCCTCGGTCCGTCCGCCTCCGCGCAGCTCTTCCTGCGCTCCTCCGTCGACGGCGTGACGGACAACACCCACTTCTCGCAGTACGGCGCGACCCAGATCGGTGGGCTGGTGCTCCAGAGCATCCGGGAGCAGCGCCTGCCCTTGGCCGCGCACCTGCGCTGA
- a CDS encoding alpha/beta hydrolase family protein, protein MSMQRRTFLALSAAGAAGVGASLLGTGQAGALVRPQGAPTTPFAVGVRRYDWTRGSRRCTTYVYYPATGTPGGSPVTNAPVAGGVFPVYNFTHGYGSSPQNSLFIIRALASAGFVVPAPHFNHNFNDVNNGNSSKDVSQILTNTLALNASGPLAGHINTGIGVGVSGHSLGGMITHGLLTSWPDRRIISANPQSCVDMGNPSSSVSAKVLFVHGDRDSTTQYSSARQAYKEIAWPKAFLTFVGGSHTSFWSDQRFPRTVVDWARWTMYGDTAARDRLPADASGSNTRWEAVLG, encoded by the coding sequence ATGAGCATGCAACGGCGCACCTTCCTGGCCCTGAGCGCGGCCGGAGCAGCGGGCGTGGGCGCCTCCCTGCTCGGCACCGGGCAGGCAGGCGCCCTCGTCAGGCCGCAGGGCGCACCGACCACGCCGTTCGCGGTCGGCGTGCGCCGGTATGACTGGACCCGCGGCAGCCGCCGGTGCACCACCTACGTCTACTACCCCGCCACCGGCACCCCCGGCGGCAGCCCGGTGACGAACGCCCCGGTCGCAGGCGGTGTCTTCCCCGTCTACAACTTCACCCACGGCTACGGAAGCAGCCCGCAGAACTCCCTGTTCATCATCCGGGCCCTGGCCTCGGCGGGCTTCGTCGTCCCCGCCCCGCACTTCAACCACAACTTCAACGACGTCAACAACGGCAACTCCTCCAAGGACGTCTCCCAGATCCTCACCAACACCCTCGCCCTCAACGCGAGCGGACCGCTGGCCGGGCACATCAACACCGGCATCGGCGTCGGCGTCTCGGGCCACTCCCTGGGCGGCATGATCACCCACGGCCTGCTGACCTCCTGGCCCGACCGCCGGATCATCTCCGCCAACCCCCAGTCCTGCGTGGACATGGGCAACCCGTCCAGCTCGGTCTCCGCCAAGGTCCTGTTCGTCCACGGCGACCGGGACTCGACCACGCAGTACTCCTCGGCCCGGCAGGCGTACAAGGAGATTGCCTGGCCCAAGGCGTTCCTCACCTTCGTCGGTGGCAGCCACACCAGCTTCTGGAGCGACCAGCGCTTCCCGAGGACCGTCGTCGACTGGGCCCGCTGGACCATGTACGGCGACACCGCCGCACGGGACCGTCTCCCGGCCGACGCGTCCGGGTCCAACACCAGGTGGGAAGCCGTCCTGGGCTGA
- a CDS encoding pyridoxal phosphate-dependent decarboxylase family protein, whose protein sequence is MHLQHWLGRAAHAIQDWADTFGPYQPHPSLQVDDDRFAAAFEDFTGRLRDNYPFFHPHYAGQMLKPPHPAAVVGYLTAMLINPNNHALDGGPATARMEREAVAQLAAMFGYDTHLGHLTTSGTIANLEALFVARELHPGRGVAYSADAHYTHGRMCRVLGMEGHAVPTDDRGRMDLDALEDLLRGGRVGTVVLTAGTTGLGVVDPIHEALLLKERYGVRFHIDAAYGGFFTLLAGAEGPEGLAPEPWQAIARCDSVVVDPHKHGLQPYGCGAVLFRDPEVGRFYLHDSPYTYFTSTDLHLGEISLECSRAGASAAALWLTFQLLPPTADGLGRVLAAGRRAALKWAQLITTSDHLELYQQPELDIVSYFPVVDPATLSGIDRASARILTDGMTSPDPVFLSTLRADSEAFAARHPKITPDADGARILRSVLMKPESEHHVEHLHQQVERLAGQLPPLAT, encoded by the coding sequence ATGCACCTGCAACACTGGCTCGGCCGAGCCGCCCATGCGATACAGGACTGGGCCGACACCTTCGGCCCCTACCAGCCGCACCCGTCGCTCCAGGTCGACGACGACCGCTTCGCCGCAGCCTTCGAGGACTTCACCGGGAGACTTCGGGACAACTACCCCTTCTTCCACCCGCACTACGCGGGACAGATGCTCAAGCCCCCGCACCCCGCCGCGGTGGTCGGCTACCTCACCGCCATGCTGATCAACCCCAACAACCACGCTCTGGACGGTGGCCCCGCCACGGCCCGGATGGAACGCGAGGCCGTTGCTCAGCTGGCCGCCATGTTCGGCTACGACACCCACCTCGGCCACCTCACCACCAGCGGCACGATCGCCAACCTCGAAGCCCTCTTCGTCGCCCGCGAACTCCACCCCGGCCGAGGTGTCGCGTACAGCGCGGACGCCCACTACACCCACGGCCGCATGTGCCGTGTGCTGGGGATGGAGGGACACGCGGTCCCCACGGACGACCGGGGACGCATGGACCTCGACGCGCTGGAGGACCTGCTGCGCGGCGGCCGGGTGGGCACGGTCGTACTGACTGCCGGAACCACCGGGCTGGGGGTCGTCGACCCGATCCACGAGGCCCTGCTCCTCAAAGAGCGCTACGGCGTCCGGTTCCACATCGACGCCGCCTACGGCGGCTTCTTCACCCTGCTGGCCGGCGCCGAAGGCCCCGAGGGACTCGCGCCTGAACCCTGGCAGGCGATCGCCCGGTGCGACTCGGTCGTCGTCGATCCGCACAAACACGGGCTCCAGCCCTACGGCTGCGGTGCCGTGCTCTTCCGCGACCCGGAGGTGGGGCGCTTCTACCTCCACGACTCGCCCTACACGTACTTCACCTCCACGGACCTCCACCTCGGCGAGATCAGCCTGGAATGCTCACGCGCCGGTGCCTCGGCCGCCGCGCTCTGGCTCACCTTCCAGCTCCTCCCGCCCACCGCCGACGGCCTGGGCCGGGTGCTGGCGGCGGGCCGCCGGGCCGCACTGAAGTGGGCACAACTGATCACCACCTCCGACCACCTGGAGCTCTACCAGCAGCCCGAACTGGACATCGTCAGCTACTTCCCCGTGGTCGACCCCGCCACCCTGAGCGGCATCGACAGGGCCTCCGCCCGTATCCTGACGGACGGCATGACGAGCCCCGACCCGGTGTTCCTGAGCACCCTGCGCGCCGACAGCGAGGCGTTCGCCGCACGCCATCCCAAGATCACCCCGGACGCCGACGGCGCCCGCATCCTCCGCAGCGTGCTGATGAAACCCGAATCCGAGCACCACGTGGAGCACCTCCACCAGCAGGTCGAACGGCTCGCCGGACAACTGCCACCACTGGCGACGTGA
- a CDS encoding FAD binding domain-containing protein, with the protein MHPFSYTKAADTRQALDAGRDGGRYIAGGTTLVDLMRETVERPRTLVDISGLPLRHIVVTRRGGLRIGALVRMSEAAAHRGVRALFPVISQALELSASAQLRNMATIGGNIMQRTRCTYFRDVTAACNKREAGSGCAALHGVNRTHAILGTSDDCVATHPSDVAVAFAALEATVVLLGPDGERTVPFANFLLKPGSTPDREQALRRGELITAVEIPALPRPLKSGYLKVRDRQSYEFALTSAAVALHISGGVIRQAKVAAGGVGTVPWKLPAVERELIGRRPSDDLWTKAAERAAAGARPLRHNRFKVELLKRTVERQLRVVGGGK; encoded by the coding sequence ATGCATCCCTTCTCCTACACCAAAGCCGCCGACACCCGGCAAGCCCTCGACGCGGGCCGTGACGGCGGCCGCTACATCGCCGGCGGCACCACGCTGGTCGACCTGATGCGCGAGACCGTCGAACGCCCCCGCACGCTGGTCGACATCAGCGGTCTGCCGCTGCGCCACATCGTGGTCACCCGGCGCGGGGGCCTGCGCATCGGCGCGCTGGTGCGGATGTCCGAGGCCGCCGCCCACCGAGGGGTGCGCGCTCTGTTTCCGGTGATCTCGCAGGCGCTGGAGCTGAGCGCGTCGGCGCAGCTGCGCAACATGGCGACCATCGGCGGCAACATCATGCAGCGCACCCGGTGCACGTACTTCCGTGATGTGACGGCCGCCTGCAACAAGCGTGAGGCGGGCTCCGGTTGCGCTGCCCTGCACGGCGTCAACCGCACCCACGCCATCCTCGGCACCTCCGACGACTGCGTGGCCACCCATCCCTCCGACGTCGCCGTGGCCTTCGCCGCCCTGGAGGCGACCGTGGTCCTGCTGGGGCCGGACGGCGAGCGGACCGTGCCCTTCGCGAACTTCCTGCTCAAGCCGGGCAGCACACCCGACCGCGAACAGGCCCTCCGCCGAGGTGAGTTGATCACCGCAGTGGAGATTCCGGCCCTGCCGCGTCCCCTGAAGTCGGGTTACCTGAAGGTGCGCGACCGGCAGTCCTACGAGTTCGCGCTCACCTCGGCGGCCGTCGCCCTGCACATCAGCGGCGGGGTGATCCGCCAGGCGAAGGTGGCCGCCGGAGGCGTGGGCACCGTGCCGTGGAAGCTGCCCGCCGTCGAACGGGAACTCATCGGCAGGCGGCCGTCCGACGACCTGTGGACCAAGGCCGCCGAGCGGGCGGCGGCCGGGGCCAGGCCCCTCCGGCACAACCGTTTCAAGGTCGAGTTGCTCAAACGGACCGTCGAGCGCCAACTGCGCGTCGTAGGAGGTGGCAAGTGA
- the fdhD gene encoding formate dehydrogenase accessory sulfurtransferase FdhD: protein MGRVTERRRVLRIRDGAVGSRPDTLVAEEPLEIRLNGKPLAITMRTPGDDFALAAGFLVSEGVLGRGEELANIVYCAGATTDGSNTYNVVDVRLAPGVAVPDISLERNVYTTSSCGLCGKASLDAVRTTARWPIADTPPVRVAPDLLAALPDRLRAAQRVFDRTGGLHAAGLFSADGELLDLREDVGRHNAVDKLIGCALRSGALPLSRTILLVSGRASFELAQKAVMAGIPVLAAVSAPSSLAVDLAAETGLTLVGFLRGSSMNVYAGEQRIALGPRGGRPE from the coding sequence GTGGGACGGGTCACCGAGCGACGGCGCGTACTGCGCATCCGGGACGGGGCGGTGGGCAGCCGGCCGGACACCCTGGTGGCGGAGGAGCCGCTGGAGATCCGGCTGAACGGCAAGCCCCTCGCGATCACCATGCGCACGCCCGGCGACGACTTCGCGCTGGCCGCCGGGTTCCTGGTGAGCGAGGGCGTCCTCGGCCGGGGCGAGGAGCTGGCGAACATCGTGTACTGCGCGGGCGCGACGACTGACGGCTCCAACACGTACAACGTCGTCGACGTGCGGCTCGCGCCCGGCGTGGCGGTGCCGGACATCTCACTCGAGCGGAACGTGTACACCACCTCCTCGTGCGGTCTGTGCGGCAAGGCGAGCCTGGACGCCGTGCGGACCACCGCCCGTTGGCCGATCGCCGACACTCCCCCGGTCCGGGTCGCTCCCGATCTGCTGGCCGCCCTTCCCGACCGGCTGCGGGCCGCGCAGCGGGTGTTCGACCGCACCGGAGGGCTGCACGCCGCGGGGCTGTTCTCGGCGGACGGGGAGCTGCTGGATCTCCGTGAGGACGTGGGCCGTCACAACGCGGTCGACAAACTGATCGGGTGCGCGCTGCGGTCCGGCGCGCTGCCGCTGTCCCGGACCATCCTGCTGGTCTCCGGCCGCGCGTCCTTCGAGCTGGCGCAGAAGGCGGTCATGGCGGGCATCCCGGTGCTGGCCGCGGTCTCGGCGCCCTCCTCCCTCGCGGTGGACCTGGCGGCGGAGACCGGCCTCACGCTGGTCGGTTTCCTGCGCGGCAGCTCCATGAACGTGTACGCCGGCGAGCAGCGCATCGCCTTGGGGCCGCGAGGGGGTCGCCCGGAGTGA
- a CDS encoding glycosyl hydrolase 53 family protein yields the protein MHPTQASSSGRISRRTLLKATTATAGAIATAAALAELETPANAAAGFVKGVDISWVPQMEARGFSWKNASGQKQDLLTILKGYGITAVRLRTFVNPSSSPTDGHCGINEVAAFAKRVKAAGMSIMLDYMFGDTWNSVGVQNPPAAWRNMGYSQMRTAMSTYVNQTMTVMKNNDVLPTWVQIGNEINSGICRPVGSVSNPAQMTGLLNAAYTQVKAVSPNSIVCIHLAQPQKYDVMTTFFSRYAANGGKWDMSVFSSYGSADVAPGIVGNMKKISTQYGKPFLQSEFGGRVDRASSTRASLVAYTKALKANGGQGIFYWEPECMSPFTGYNMGAWDSATQRPTVIMDGFTQA from the coding sequence ATGCACCCCACCCAGGCATCCAGTTCCGGGCGGATCAGCCGCAGGACCCTGCTCAAGGCCACCACCGCCACCGCCGGGGCGATCGCCACCGCCGCCGCGCTCGCCGAACTCGAGACGCCGGCCAACGCCGCCGCGGGCTTCGTCAAAGGCGTCGACATCAGCTGGGTGCCGCAGATGGAGGCGCGCGGCTTCTCCTGGAAGAACGCGAGCGGACAGAAGCAGGACCTGCTGACCATTCTCAAGGGGTACGGCATCACCGCCGTGCGGTTGCGCACGTTCGTCAACCCCTCCAGCAGCCCGACGGACGGCCACTGCGGCATCAACGAGGTCGCCGCCTTCGCCAAGCGGGTCAAGGCCGCCGGAATGTCGATCATGCTCGACTACATGTTCGGCGACACCTGGAACTCCGTCGGTGTGCAGAACCCGCCCGCGGCCTGGCGGAACATGGGCTACAGCCAGATGCGCACCGCGATGAGCACGTACGTGAACCAGACCATGACGGTCATGAAGAACAACGACGTGCTCCCCACGTGGGTGCAGATCGGCAACGAGATCAACAGCGGGATCTGCCGCCCCGTCGGCAGCGTCTCCAACCCGGCGCAGATGACCGGGCTGCTCAACGCGGCGTACACCCAGGTCAAGGCGGTCTCGCCGAACTCCATCGTGTGCATTCACCTGGCCCAGCCGCAGAAGTACGACGTGATGACGACGTTCTTCAGTCGTTACGCCGCGAACGGCGGCAAGTGGGACATGTCGGTGTTCTCCTCCTACGGCAGCGCCGACGTCGCCCCCGGGATCGTGGGGAACATGAAGAAGATCTCCACGCAGTACGGAAAACCGTTCCTGCAGAGCGAGTTCGGCGGTCGGGTGGACAGGGCCTCCTCCACCCGGGCCTCGCTGGTCGCCTACACCAAGGCTCTCAAGGCCAACGGCGGTCAGGGCATCTTCTACTGGGAGCCGGAGTGCATGTCCCCGTTCACCGGCTACAACATGGGCGCTTGGGACTCCGCCACGCAGCGGCCCACCGTCATCATGGACGGCTTCACCCAGGCCTGA
- a CDS encoding L-serine ammonia-lyase, which produces MAISVFDLFSIGIGPSSSHTVGPMRAARMFAGRLEKEDLLARTASVRAELFGSLGATGHGHGSPKAVLLGLEGNEPHTVDVAVAERDVERIRATGRLRLLGSELGDAHEIGFDTERQLVLHRRRSLPYHANGMTLFAYDSEGLSLLEATYYSVGGGFVVDEDAVGADRVKVDDTVLKYPFGSGDELLRLTRETGLSISALMLENELAWRTEEEIRAGLLEIWRVMRECVARGLSCEGILPGGLRVRRRSTAVAKALRAEGDPAGRALEWVTLYAMAVNEENAAGGRVVTAPTNGAAGIIPAVLHYYVNFVHGADDDAVVRFLLAAGAIGLLFKENASISGAEVGCQGEVGAACSMAAGGLAEVLGGSPEQVENAAEIGMEHNLGLTCDPVGGLVQIPCIERNGMAAVKAVTAARMALRGDGRHHVSLDKVIKTMKETGADMKVKYKETARGGLAVNVIEC; this is translated from the coding sequence GTGGCCATCTCCGTCTTCGACCTCTTCTCCATCGGCATAGGCCCGTCCAGTTCGCACACGGTCGGTCCCATGCGGGCCGCCCGCATGTTCGCCGGCAGGCTGGAGAAGGAAGATCTGCTCGCGCGGACGGCGTCGGTACGGGCCGAGCTCTTCGGCTCGCTGGGGGCCACCGGCCACGGTCACGGCAGCCCCAAGGCCGTCCTGCTCGGCCTGGAGGGCAACGAGCCGCACACCGTCGACGTCGCCGTGGCCGAACGGGACGTCGAGCGGATCAGGGCGACGGGCAGGTTGCGGCTGCTGGGCAGCGAGCTCGGCGATGCCCACGAGATCGGCTTCGACACGGAGCGGCAGTTGGTCCTGCACCGCCGCCGTTCCCTGCCGTACCACGCCAACGGCATGACGTTGTTCGCGTACGACAGCGAGGGGCTGTCCTTGCTGGAGGCCACCTACTACTCGGTCGGCGGCGGGTTCGTCGTCGACGAGGACGCCGTCGGTGCGGACCGGGTCAAGGTCGACGACACGGTGCTGAAGTACCCGTTCGGCAGCGGCGACGAGCTGCTGCGCCTGACCCGGGAGACGGGTCTGTCGATCTCGGCGCTGATGCTGGAGAACGAGCTGGCCTGGCGGACCGAGGAGGAGATCCGCGCGGGGCTGCTGGAGATCTGGCGGGTGATGCGGGAGTGCGTGGCACGCGGCCTGTCCTGTGAGGGGATCCTGCCGGGCGGGCTCAGGGTCCGCCGCCGTTCCACCGCCGTGGCCAAGGCGCTGCGGGCCGAGGGCGACCCGGCGGGGCGGGCGTTGGAGTGGGTGACCCTCTACGCCATGGCCGTCAACGAGGAGAACGCGGCCGGTGGCCGGGTCGTCACCGCTCCGACGAACGGCGCGGCCGGCATCATCCCTGCGGTCCTGCACTACTACGTCAACTTCGTGCACGGAGCCGACGACGACGCCGTGGTCCGGTTCCTGCTGGCGGCCGGCGCCATCGGCCTGCTGTTCAAGGAGAACGCCTCGATCTCGGGCGCCGAGGTCGGCTGCCAGGGCGAGGTCGGCGCCGCCTGTTCCATGGCCGCGGGCGGCCTCGCGGAGGTACTCGGCGGCTCGCCCGAACAGGTGGAGAACGCCGCCGAGATCGGCATGGAGCACAACCTGGGCCTGACCTGCGACCCGGTCGGCGGCCTGGTGCAGATCCCCTGCATCGAGCGCAACGGCATGGCGGCGGTCAAGGCCGTCACCGCGGCCCGGATGGCCCTGCGGGGCGACGGCCGCCACCACGTCTCCCTGGACAAGGTCATCAAGACCATGAAGGAGACGGGCGCCGACATGAAGGTCAAGTACAAGGAGACGGCCCGCGGCGGGCTCGCGGTCAACGTCATCGAGTGCTGA